In one window of Tachypleus tridentatus isolate NWPU-2018 chromosome 2, ASM421037v1, whole genome shotgun sequence DNA:
- the LOC143244100 gene encoding LOW QUALITY PROTEIN: mitochondrial inner membrane protease ATP23 homolog (The sequence of the model RefSeq protein was modified relative to this genomic sequence to represent the inferred CDS: inserted 2 bases in 1 codon), whose amino-acid sequence MSLLALYHEQHGWSRSMEINKVGMSCNNSGKSINNVCEEEKNTKEKISTENIKNDTYNEDSFKLYPERRGNKYVHTWFETAVLGESRREIDKARCERNVYSCLEKSPLIKLMMGALKSSGCEVDIGRHISCEVCDKKVSGGYDPELNQVVVCQNXARSDWMVQGVLAHEFVHMFDYCRAKLDFRNIDHLACTEVRAANLMHCSFLSAMVEGTASPFHIAKAHSNCVKNKAVASVLAVRNVSKQEAKSAVERVFNRCYNDLEPVGRRLRRNSLDMEKAYRQRFHYGYID is encoded by the exons atgtCGCTCTTGGCTCTTTATCATGAGCAGCATGGATGGTCAAGAAGTATGGAAATAAACAAAGTTGGGATGTCGTGTAATAATAGTGGTAAATCAATTAATAACGTatgtgaagaagaaaaaaataccaaAGAGAAGATCagtactgaaaatattaaaaatgacacATACAATGAAGATTCCTTTAAACTTTACCCCGAGAGAAGAGGGAATAAGTATGTTCATACTTGGTTTGAAACTGCTGTTCTTGGAGAATCTAGGCGAGAAATCGATAAGGCAAGATGTGAACGGAATGTATACTCATGCTTAGAAAAAA gtcCTTTAATTAAACTGATGATGGGTGCTTTAAAAAGTTCAGGGTG TGAAGTGGACATTGGCCGTCATATATCATGTGAAGTTTGTGACAAAAAAGTTAGTGGGGGATATGATCCAGAATTAAACCAGGTGGTGGTTTGTCAAAA GGCTCGATCAGACTGGATGGTTCAGGGAGTGTTGGCTCATGAATTTGTTCACATGTTTGACTATTGCAGAGCAAAGCTGGACTTTAGAAATATTGATCATTTGGCTTGTACAGAG GTACGAGCTGCCAACCTAATGCACTGTTCATTCTTGAGTGCTATGGTTGAGGGTACTGCTTCACCATTTCATATTGCAAAAGCACATTCA AACTGTGTAAAGAACAAAGCAGTCGCTTCAGTGTTGGCTGTAAGAAACGTGTCCAAACAAGAAGCAAAGTCAGCAGTTGAACGTGTATTTAATCGATGTTACAATGATCTTGAACCTGTGGGTCGACGACTTAGAAGAAATTCATTGGATATGGAAAAAGCATATAGACAGCGTTTTCACTATGGATACATTGattaa